CATGTATGATCAGACATATAAAGCGCCTCTTCCAACAGctttataaactttataaagCGTTGAGCAGAAGAGCGCCTCTAAGGCGCTTTATAAAGTCTATTTTAACAGCTCTATAttcccatttttgtagtagtgcatgGCCCACAACATTTATCACTTTCCATCacgttttcttcttttattcatttttcctTACACCTACCCAAATATTTTACACGTATTCCCCTACTTACtgtatccatattttattacacTCACCCATATTTTACACACTCTTCCCTTTTgcgttaatatttgtgcaaatagtaaccgtaaagagtAGGATGTAGTAAGACAATCCAAAATAAGTACATTTGTCACATGAATCTCAATATAATCTAATGCATTTGGGTAGGAGGGATAAATCATTAAGGGGTATAATGGGAATAAAGTTTTACTCAAGAGTAGGAAAGTGGGTCATTTAGATATTTATAAGGGTATAATGTGGACAAATGTTGGACAAATAAAGAAAAGAATCCAAAATGGACTAACAAATAAAAATAACTCAGTACGGGAAGAGtactaacattcaagaacggagTGAGTATAAATATTTCTGAGATTTTTTATTGGATACAAGTATAGAAAAGTCTAATAATTAAGTTTTGAATAAAGTCTATAAGGTCTTATAACGATCTTTTAATATACTATAAATCAAATAAAGTCATATAAGACCAGGTGAGATAATTTCAGGTCATATAAATTGAAGAGAACGCACCCCTATTTGACCAAATTATAACATACTATAACTTATAGGATCTTATTGAACATAAGAgtttataggaccttatttaacttattatttcgtaaaacttatttggacTTATAGGATTTGAATCTAGTTTGAATAAGGTCATATAAGTTAAAGAGAATACACCCTAAATAATAAGAGTATAAAGAAGTGATAAAGTGGATTgacaaatttatttattttttcctttttttttgcggCGTGAATGAGCTACATGGTCAATACAAATTATGGAGCATAAATCGAAAAGGGGAATTTTAACCCGAGACGCCACTAAGTCAAGACCTCGTTGATGGGTCGACCAGATTATTTAGTATACTTTGTGAAGAAATCTTATAGTGTATAGTTCTGTACTATATACTATTCCAGATTATCATAAGGGAATGTTAAACATCAAGTGGCTTGTGTTCAAATTGAACACGAGTCACGCAAATACAACAATTTTTAGTAACAACACGGAATATGTCAGGAATAATAACTCAAATGACTTAGGGGCCGTTTGTTTCACGGTCTTTAAGAAAGGAAATGGGTATCGATACTTCCCttcccattgttgttgtttgtttatCCATTTCAATCATTCTTTTTACCCCTCTCATTCCCCAACTTTTCCACTATCATGATTCCCCACTCCCAGGATAGCAACATTACCTCAAACTCTTCTTCAACTCATCTTCCTTGACCAACATTGACCAACTTACACACCACACCACCACCCAACTCAAACAGACCAACACCACAACTGTCACCCTAGCAACCACAAaaacccaccaccaccacctgcaACCACCCCCAAACCCACCACCATCACCCACAATCACCCCAAAGCAACCACCACCCGCAACCACTCCAAAAGAAACCACCACCTCCCGCAGCCAACCTGACCATCCCGAAAATCCACCCATCCCTaaaaatttgaagaaaaaataataaatagaaTGAAAAATTACTTTTTGTGTACTAAGCATGTCTTGAAATTGTCAAATTCGGCTATTGAATCTTCAGATTTGAGGTTTCTATAGTCGAATTAGACCATTTAAGCATCAAATCATCTATATTGTGAGAAAATAAGAGGCTGAGGGAGGGCGGCGGAGGGAGCAAGAGAGGGGAGGGAGGGTGGCGCAGGGAGCAAGAGAAGGGGCAGTGAGAGAGAAGAtgaatgaaaaatgaataaaagcaTCCCATACAACTCATTACATCAAATGGACTGATTTTCCTTCCCCTTATAACTCGTTCTTGATTCCATTCCGTTTACCACGTGCAAACCAACCGCCCCCTTATATTGATACTTCTTACTTTCTTAGCAAAtatatctatactatatatatatattaaaagaggGTCGTAAGAAAGTCTATCATGCCATTTGGTGCTCTCCTCCTTCAATACGCATGTTATCCACACATATTATATAAAATCTCAAATTAGTGATCTCCTCCTTCAATACACATGTTATCCACATATATTCTAAAATCTCAAAATTAGAAACACATGTATAGTTTATACAAGATTCGATCCATGCCCACTTAATTCAAATGCAAATGACTTATCCACTTGGCTATGTCATGCTACATGTTATTTCTTtgcaatttaaatgtaataagtgatgataaaatcaataatttagtAAGAGTAGTAGTTAATTATGATTGTTTTTTTTGTAtcaatctatactatatattaaaaggcgtttataagAAAGTATACATGATACGTGACGTTCTGCTTATGGGTCGTTCGCTTCATGTAATCCTCATATACATTCTATGAAATGTCGAACATTGCCTGTTTAAGGTTTGAACCCTTGAGcttgagtttaaacaataaagctaAGCTATTAAATAATTCATGCAATcatttcaaaaaatataatataagtaCATGCAAAGATTATTAATGTAGTAATCCGGGACATCGTCCGGGCCCAAAAACTTTTATTAAACTAATACCAGTAGATACCAATACGACTAGGGGTGGCAATGGATCGGGTTTGGATCGGGTGAAGCTCAATCCGCATCCATCCATGACATTTCATCCGTCATCCAACCCATCCATCATCCGTAAAATTCTTCATCCACATCCGACCCATCCATCATCCACGGGTGATTCGGGTGGGTCGGGTGAGAATCGGGTGAAATAAATTTGAAGATATATAAAAACAACTTAAAGTGACACATATTGCAATTAGGAATAATTAGTCCACATAGCGCaatttttacaaagatttagaTTTATCTGTGTTATCCTAGTAAGGGAACGCAATATTTTGCGTTACGCTTATGTCTAGTATAGTTTTATTtagaataataaatatattatgAAAGTAAATTATGATAAATTAAAGCATACAACTAATGTAATAGGTTGATGGATCGGGTGGTGGATCGGGTGGTGGGTTGGATGCACCTTCATCCATATCCGACCCACCCGTCATCCGATCCATCCATCATCCGTCAACCATCCgcttattttcggattttcgtCCGTATAATCTGGATCGGGTGGATGGATATCCATCGGATTAGGTTGAAATTGCCAGCTCTAAATACGACTATACGAGTGTTCATTGGACTCAAACCACATGAGATAGTTCCTCGTTTCATTTCGTCATTACacatttagaaggtggaccatggtgcacatagagcatgatgcaccttaagaacactagtatataattgaaagaacatctggttcgagaaaagaacatgagtaattttttttatttaggtttttaataaatagtaaaataatatattatttttataacaaaaaagtaaaatattttATAGCATTTTCTTTTTCCGTAGTCTCATATTCTTTGGCTTAttcacatatgttcttttggtgcaccatgctctacgtgcaccacggtccatagtccacaGGTTGCTTGAAATTTGGCGCTCCGAAGTCCGAAGTCCGAAGTCAAGCAAGCAACAGGTTCTCTCTTCTTCACTATCTTCCCCGCCCCAAAAAATCTGCGAATCTTATTTACACTACTTCACTCTATTCAATTTCCTCTTGCATTTCTGCAGCGATTggatttcaaagttcaactcaGCGATTAAAGGTAAAACCCTGGCAAATACTCGACCAATTTCAACTTTCGAAATTCTGAAATTTGAGTTGTTATTTCGAATTATCTTCGCTATTACGTTAAAACGTCAACTAAAAGAAAACCTAAATTCGTTCTTTTTTGGTTATTATGTTAAAAACTTAATTTAGGTTCAtcgtgtttttttgtttttgtttttgttgttgtagttTTTGCTTGTAATCAAAGCATAGAATCGATTGCAGTTATATGAAACGCTTGATTTCTTTTGGTAATTTTCatcaattttcaaattttgtgCCGAAAAAAAACCGAGTTGAGGCCAATTTCAACATTTTCGCACAAAATTCATTTCAGTTTGAGTAATTAAGAGTTCAGGCAGTACGAAAGTTGATGCAAGGATTTTAGTGTTCATCTATTGAAATTCCACCGCGTGTTCCTGTTTTTTTTTATGCAAATGTCTTTATTGTCTAAAACGAACTTGGAAGATCAAATTCGACAAGATTTTAGTCCTGCTCGTGTTTCGTAATCGTTTAAAATTTGAATGCTGAACCATTGTTCTAAAATGAATTCAATTTCTGTCCGTGTATGCAAATATCAAATGTTAATTTTctgctttgattgtttttttgtAATTAGGTGTGTCTGCCTTTTAGTTTGGGAGGTTTTGAACTTTTGATTAATATGCAATTATGCATCCTCTCTTTTCTGGTTGATAAATGCTGTTATAATGTCAGTTACTCCCTGTGCACAGTTTTTACGAAAATGAAGCTTATGTCTGAGTATTAAGAACCTTTGCAACTGGCCTGTCTGTTCTCTGTGCTTTGATCCAAGGATTTCATCGATTTCATTTCTCTGCATCTACGATATCTAACTGGTGTCAGTAAGCCCTACTCCTTTGGGGCACATGTACGAAAATAGCTTGATAGAGTATAATCAACAGGTGGATCAACCGAGCATGTTAGTTCTAGTTCAATGGTCACGTTGGTGATTACTTTATATCTTAGAAAGGATTCTCGGTacatttccttttgatttttacAGTAAAAGCTGGATAAATGTAATTGTTTTGACCTATATTGTCATTTTGGCAATTTATGGGCACTTAAATTAGTTAAATATGATCTTGACAGTTGTTATTTTTCATCTGAAGTATTCTGAATTCACTTTCTTTAACATGGATTGGTGATTATCTTGATAAACTTTTCGATGATTTCAATATTGCAGGGTATTGAAACCTGTTTGCTTCGGTGGGTTTTTATTCACTAAGAGTGTTGTGCAAACATGGTTAGTTTCCATTTTGCTATCTATCAATATGCTGTAACTGAGTTTTTTATTTGACATAATTTATATCATATTGAGATGGGTTAACTTTTTATTTCCCAAAAGAATGAGATGCTTGTCATTATACTGGCATACTGCCGCATCTCCTTGTCATGATACTTTAAGATTCAAATCCCAGAGTACTTATCCTTGTCATTATCTAAGAGAAAGATCGTCAGCCCATTATGTCCTGCTGCAAATTATATCAATGATTCATACTCGAGTTACATCAATTAGTAGCTGAATGGATCAAGAGCTGCAGCCTACATGCTTTAAgtttttgataattttgatCCCAAAAGAGCTTGCAGGGGACCTTTTTGATAAACTGGACATGAGTTCAGATTTTGTGCATCAAGATATATAAAGAGAAGGATAGAGAGGAAAATTGGGGTCTGCAGATACCCATTATGCATTCTAGACAATATGAAATGTGTATTTACTCAGAACATGGGAATGCAATCATTATTCTATCGTGTCGCCTTGTTTGGGTGCCTTTTCACTACATTGTATAAGCTTGTTTAAGTTTGTTTGGTAGATAATATTTTTGTTAAAGTAATAGAATCTGCTACCTGTATTGGGTTGAGTATTTACGAGAACTCTTGCCCTCTGTTTTCTGATTTGTGGTTGTAGTCCAAGAAGAGAGGTCTTTCACTAGAAGAGAAGCGTGAGAAAATGCTTCAGATATTTTATGACTCCCAAGATTTCTTCCTTGTAAGTGTGAATTATCTGCTCTGTAACACATCATGAAGACTGATTTAAAGTAATGCAAAGGAGTATATCATTGTTATGCATATAAATAGGGCTATGTGAGCAGCCAAAAACAATCAATTTAAGCATGTTGCGGTCAGAATGACACTTGCTTCCTTTTTTCCTACGCATAAATCTCATTCGTGTGTAGTTCATCTGATAGTTGGTGTAATTCTTGGAATCAAATAGGTTTTATCACTTTGTTGTATTTTACAATGTTGGTCTGCCGGAGGTAAACAAGGTTGTTCCATATACCCCCCTGGCTACTGGAATAATCAACAACTTGACATCATTTCTCATATGTAGTTTCCTCTTTTAAGAAATATTGTTCCAAGACTCTATTCTTTTCGCCTGATTTTTACTGAAAACTGATTGAACCTTATTTTTACTGAAAACTGATTGGAACTAATTTGCACGACTAaaacatatttttatttattaaaactgATATTTACCAATTCACTGTTGTGTTTGATCTTTCATCTTTGAACTTTGAAGGCACTGATTTTTAAATTAttgattaaaaaatttaaaactaaattttaccaagtattattttttaaggtgaagagaacaaggccTAATACACAGGAGTCGGCCAATGGTGGACAGCATTTTTTTAGTTGCCTTTTCAACTAAGATAACTTTGCTGCAGATAAAAAATCTTGACCTGAGATCTTTCTACCGATATCTTGATATGTGTTCCATTAACTGCCTTTCTAATATTCTCAAGTATTTATCATGCTATGTGTCTCTCTCATATGCCATCAAAAGTGTGATCCATACCGACAGGCCTtccatttttaatttaaaaaaactTCAACGTAATGCAACATTCATTAGATCAGCATGGAGTACTGAACGGTTTTTCTGTTGTTCATTCCAGCTTAAGGAGCTTGAGAAGATGGGGCCAAAGAAAGGTGTCATCAGTCAGTCGGTGAAAGATGTTATCCAAAGTCTTGTGGATGATGACCTTGTCTTAAAGGATAAGATTGGAAGTTCTGTAAGGATTTTTTGCTGGATTAACTCTGAACTTGAAAGTGATTACTTTTGAACTTATGATATAGCATCATAGCATGACCTGCTATGCTGTGACTTTGAATAATGCTATCATGATTTTCTACCTTTTGGGATAAATAACGAGTTGTTACCTAGGTATTTTCCTGGCTACATTAAAGCATGCTAGTCTGACCCTCTTTCTTTTGCTAGATATACTTCTGGAGTCTTCCTAGCACAGCGGGAAATCAGGTAACAGTTTGTGATTAATTCTACAGTGAATCGTAAGTTGAACTTTTAGAACTACAGGGAATATGTATCTTGGTTCAGCATTTAAATCTGGATTGACGGTTTGACAGCTTAGGAATGTGTCTCGCAAACTAGAATCTGATCTTCATGCCAGCAAGAAACGCTATGCTGAACTGGTGGAACAATGTGATGCCCTAAAGAAGGGACGCGAAGAATCTGTCAGTTGTTAACTTTACCACTGAGctgtaataaaattaaaaatttattgtttattaatGACATTTCAGTGTCTTACTATGTGAGTTTATATTTTTAAGGATGAAAGGGAGGAGGTTTTAAATGAGTTAAAATCTGTTGAGCTGAAGCACAATGAATTGAAGGTTGGTTTGTTCTTGTTTGTCATTGTGCATTGCTAAAAGTACATAATTTTAGTTGGGAGTTTGATAGCATTTCTTAAATTCCTATGTTAATAGGAGGAACTGGCCCAGTATGCAGATAATGATCCCGCTGCTTTTGAGACAATGAGTAAGTAGCGCTTTTTCTATGTTCAACTACGTAGTTCTTAAGAGATTACTCCTGGTTTATCCTGTTTATCTTTTAGTCTTCTAGTTGTTCAGTTTGTTGATATGCATTTCGAAATAACTAATTTCTGAACTGTCAATGTGAATCTTGACAGAAAAAGCTATAGAAGTTTCATATTCGGCTGCCAACAGATGGACAGGTTAAAACctgttattttcttttataataCTATCATTCATTTAACGGAAGCACATCTTGTATTAGCGCAAAATGGGCTTAATATATATAGATTGTACTAGTTTCTTTCTGTATTTATAATCCCTTCCCTAAAACAATGTGCAGATAATGTTTTCACTATGCGGCAGTGGTGTGCAAACAATTTCCCACAGGCTAAAGAACAGCTTGAACACATGTACCAGGAGGTATCTTTTGAAATTATTCAATATTTTCACTGCTGCATCTATTCAATAGTATTTCGACTGTGTGTGACATTGGAACTCCATTTCTTTCTGCTTCTGACTTATAAGTACTTTCCACTACAGAAAGTCATTTTTGCATACTTGTACCTTGGTATGACTGCATGTCAAGTTTTGTTTAAGGATTAAGCAACAGCTTAATTCTTGGGGATCATTTTAAAGAATCTTGGAATTGGTTACCTGAACTTGCTGCAGAGTGCAGATCTTCTTTTTATCTTGAACGTGGTCATCCATAATCCTCTGTCTAACTTTCTTCATGTAACAATAGTGTTCAACACTCACTGACATGTCCTGATACTCTTCGAATGCATTCCATATGACATGGTGTGCCAAAAATATCAGTCCTTGTGTTGCCAATTTGAGGCTATAAATTATTGGTGTGCATTCTAATGGCCTTGCTTTACGGAGGATATTCTATGATGTGTGCTCCTTTGTGCCGCAGGCTGGAATAACAGATGATTTTGACTACATAGAGTTACCAAACCTTGCTTCACTTGGAACTCCAGATAACTAGCTAGAAGAAGAATCTATGTTCATGCTGCCTGGCCGCTAATCTTCTGAAAAACAACTGCTCTTTTGGTAAATACGATGCAGTACTCAAGTTAAATGATACTAGTATGCATCTACAGATGTCTCTATGCTCATACTTTCAGAATGTTTCTTCTATTTATGCAGGCAGATCCTGTTATAACTTGACCATACAAATCTTCCACGGGTTTTTTTTCCTGGTCAATAGACATTGCTGTTTTTTAGTTTTATAGTGAGACAAGGGCTAATTTTAGCTGATGTAAGATTGCTTAAGTATTTATGTTAAACAGATTGATGTAGCCTCGTTTGTTTGTCAGCTTAAATTCTCCTGTCTTAAATTTTACCATTCTTCATGAGATTGAAAAACCGACATCTGGTAACGAATGAAAGTCTGGTTAAAAGAACTTTTTTGA
This Spinacia oleracea cultivar Varoflay chromosome 6, BTI_SOV_V1, whole genome shotgun sequence DNA region includes the following protein-coding sequences:
- the LOC110784926 gene encoding meiotic nuclear division protein 1 homolog, which codes for MSKKRGLSLEEKREKMLQIFYDSQDFFLLKELEKMGPKKGVISQSVKDVIQSLVDDDLVLKDKIGSSIYFWSLPSTAGNQLRNVSRKLESDLHASKKRYAELVEQCDALKKGREESDEREEVLNELKSVELKHNELKEELAQYADNDPAAFETMKKAIEVSYSAANRWTDNVFTMRQWCANNFPQAKEQLEHMYQEAGITDDFDYIELPNLASLGTPDN